In Thermodesulforhabdus norvegica, a single window of DNA contains:
- the rsxA gene encoding electron transport complex subunit RsxA has product MELVLIFFSALLINNFVLSYFLGICPFVGVSNRLDSAFSMGCAVTFVMTLAAMVAWGIYHLVLVRYGLEFLEIVSFILVIASLVQLVEMFIRKTSPVLYQALGIYLPLITTNCAILGVALLAVLKNYTFAETVSFAIGAGLGFTLAIVMMAGIREELDAADVPVPFKGPGITFITAGILALTFMGFSGLIR; this is encoded by the coding sequence ATGGAACTGGTTCTCATATTCTTTTCTGCGCTTCTCATCAATAATTTCGTTTTAAGCTATTTTCTGGGAATATGCCCTTTTGTCGGGGTTTCCAACCGGCTGGATTCGGCTTTTTCCATGGGTTGTGCCGTTACTTTCGTTATGACCCTTGCTGCCATGGTGGCCTGGGGCATTTACCATCTCGTACTTGTGCGCTATGGACTTGAATTTCTCGAAATTGTTTCCTTCATCCTGGTAATAGCTTCCCTGGTGCAGCTTGTGGAAATGTTCATACGAAAGACTTCGCCCGTGCTCTATCAGGCCCTAGGTATTTATCTTCCACTGATTACCACAAACTGCGCCATTCTCGGCGTGGCCCTTCTTGCCGTTCTGAAAAATTATACCTTTGCCGAAACGGTTTCCTTTGCGATAGGGGCCGGGCTGGGCTTTACCCTTGCCATTGTCATGATGGCGGGAATCCGGGAGGAGCTGGATGCGGCAGATGTTCCCGTGCCTTTTAAAGGCCCCGGTATAACCTTTATTACTGCCGGGATCCTAGCCCTCACATTCATGGGCTTTTCGGGACTCATCAGATAA
- a CDS encoding 2-isopropylmalate synthase — protein sequence MARRIYIFDTTLRDGEQVPGAKLNKRQKLEIAEQLARLGVDVIEAGFPCSSPEDLQAVKAIAEQVKGPVIAGLARAVQQDIDLAWEAVKPAERPRIHVFLGSSDIHLQKKLRRDRETALQQAVDSVKYAKRYCQDVEYSTEDASRTDFDYLCRVVEAVIKAGATVVNIPDTVGYAIPDEFGEMIKKLRERVPALDRVTLSVHCHNDLGLAVANTLAAIRNGADQVECTINGIGERAGNAALEEIVMALKVRQASFDAYTNINTKEIYRTSRMVSRIMNIPVQPNKAIVGSNAFAHSSGIHQDGILKDRSTYEIIRPEDVGIKDHKLVLTARSGRAALRHQLQQLGFSLGEEKFERVYQRFLNVADRKKEVSSEDLVTIVEIELTKVPETYTFHSLQIMSGNTITPMASVTLIKGEEKITESALGNGPVDAVFKSIEKIVRKTAKLRDYDLKAVTTGTDALGEAMVRVEIDGMIYSGIGTSPDVIEASARAYVNAFNRYFAAKKGINGVLSLD from the coding sequence ATGGCCAGAAGAATTTATATATTCGATACCACACTGAGAGACGGGGAACAGGTACCCGGTGCAAAATTGAACAAAAGACAGAAGCTGGAAATTGCGGAGCAACTGGCAAGGTTGGGAGTTGATGTAATTGAGGCCGGTTTTCCCTGTTCGTCCCCTGAAGACCTTCAAGCCGTAAAGGCAATCGCCGAACAGGTAAAAGGCCCGGTCATTGCGGGGCTTGCACGGGCCGTACAGCAGGACATAGATCTTGCGTGGGAAGCCGTAAAGCCCGCCGAAAGACCGAGAATTCACGTCTTTCTAGGATCTTCCGATATTCATCTCCAGAAGAAACTCCGACGAGACAGAGAAACCGCTCTTCAACAGGCGGTTGATTCCGTGAAATACGCAAAGCGCTATTGTCAGGATGTCGAATATTCGACCGAGGACGCTTCAAGAACGGACTTTGATTATCTGTGCCGGGTAGTGGAAGCCGTCATAAAAGCCGGGGCAACGGTGGTAAACATACCGGATACGGTGGGATACGCAATTCCCGACGAGTTCGGTGAAATGATAAAAAAACTGCGGGAGCGCGTGCCTGCACTGGACAGGGTAACCCTGAGCGTCCATTGCCACAACGATTTGGGGCTCGCCGTTGCAAACACACTGGCAGCGATACGGAATGGCGCCGACCAGGTCGAATGCACGATAAACGGCATCGGAGAACGAGCAGGTAATGCGGCGCTCGAAGAAATCGTCATGGCTCTGAAGGTAAGGCAGGCCAGCTTCGACGCCTACACCAACATAAACACAAAAGAAATATACAGAACAAGCAGAATGGTAAGTCGCATAATGAACATTCCCGTTCAACCCAACAAGGCGATAGTCGGATCCAATGCCTTTGCTCACTCGTCGGGAATCCATCAGGATGGAATACTCAAAGACCGCAGCACCTACGAGATAATTCGCCCGGAAGACGTGGGAATAAAGGACCACAAGCTGGTACTCACGGCGAGGTCGGGACGGGCAGCCCTGAGACACCAGCTCCAGCAACTGGGGTTTTCGTTGGGCGAAGAGAAGTTCGAGCGGGTCTATCAGCGGTTTCTTAATGTTGCCGACAGAAAAAAGGAGGTTTCTTCGGAAGACCTGGTCACCATTGTAGAAATTGAGCTCACAAAGGTTCCCGAAACCTATACCTTCCACAGCCTGCAGATAATGAGCGGTAACACCATAACACCTATGGCTTCGGTTACCCTTATAAAAGGGGAAGAAAAGATAACCGAGTCGGCTCTTGGAAACGGGCCCGTTGATGCCGTTTTTAAAAGCATAGAAAAGATAGTGCGAAAGACCGCAAAGCTTCGAGACTATGACCTGAAGGCCGTTACCACCGGAACCGACGCCCTCGGCGAAGCCATGGTTCGGGTGGAAATAGACGGCATGATTTACTCAGGGATCGGTACAAGCCCCGACGTCATTGAAGCAAGCGCTCGCGCTTATGTTAATGCCTTCAACCGTTATTTTGCCGCCAAAAAAGGAATAAACGGGGTATTAAGCCTGGACTGA
- a CDS encoding RnfABCDGE type electron transport complex subunit G — protein MKDSIKTVIVLTLCAVLSGAVLAWFNKFTEARVIENKLAELRKSLSEVVPGMSSYEEVVKERDFALYRVLSDGDVVGYAVEAQGNGYQDKIRVLVGVSRDLKRIYGLRVLEQKETPGLGARIVEPDYLAGWSERDATNPIMLVKGKNPEKPNEVHAITGATITSKAVVDIVNAGIARARTVVKGEGK, from the coding sequence ATGAAGGACTCCATCAAGACCGTTATTGTGCTTACTCTCTGTGCCGTTCTTTCCGGAGCCGTTCTCGCCTGGTTTAACAAGTTTACCGAAGCCAGGGTTATAGAGAACAAGCTTGCCGAGTTGAGAAAAAGCTTGTCGGAGGTTGTGCCGGGCATGAGTTCTTATGAGGAAGTCGTCAAAGAGCGTGATTTTGCGCTATATAGAGTGCTTTCGGACGGCGATGTGGTGGGCTATGCCGTAGAAGCTCAGGGAAACGGTTACCAGGACAAAATCAGGGTTCTGGTAGGGGTTTCCCGGGACCTCAAGCGCATTTACGGTTTACGGGTGCTGGAGCAAAAGGAAACCCCGGGCCTTGGAGCAAGGATTGTGGAGCCGGATTATCTGGCAGGATGGAGTGAAAGAGACGCAACAAACCCGATTATGCTGGTTAAAGGCAAAAATCCCGAGAAGCCCAATGAAGTTCATGCGATAACCGGGGCAACCATTACGTCTAAGGCCGTTGTGGATATAGTTAATGCCGGTATAGCGAGGGCTCGGACCGTCGTAAAGGGGGAGGGGAAGTAA
- a CDS encoding RnfABCDGE type electron transport complex subunit B, translated as MVLAAILTMGAIGLFFSVVISVAHQRLRVEVDPRVEQIIEILPGANCGACGYPGCANYADAVVKGAPVNRCTVGGMAVAELIGQIMGVAPAEMVRQVARVRCQGDSETAVWSGEYTGIRSCAAAHLAGGAGKLCNHGCLGFGDCERACPFGAIVVNELGVAQVDPEKCTGCGICVHTCPRGIISLEPENKTILVLCVSQDPGKVAKATCKKACIGCGICAKKSPEAIVLEHNLARVVDADKVKDESVEKCPTGAIVRIK; from the coding sequence ATGGTTCTTGCGGCAATTCTTACTATGGGGGCCATCGGTCTGTTCTTTTCGGTCGTTATTTCGGTTGCTCATCAGCGTCTCAGGGTTGAAGTGGACCCCAGGGTTGAGCAGATAATAGAGATCCTGCCGGGAGCGAATTGCGGAGCCTGCGGTTATCCGGGTTGCGCTAATTACGCTGATGCCGTGGTGAAAGGGGCTCCTGTGAACAGATGTACGGTCGGCGGCATGGCTGTTGCCGAATTGATCGGTCAGATCATGGGTGTTGCTCCGGCCGAGATGGTGAGGCAGGTAGCTCGAGTACGGTGTCAGGGTGATTCGGAAACGGCCGTTTGGAGTGGCGAATACACGGGCATCCGGAGCTGTGCCGCTGCTCATCTTGCCGGAGGAGCCGGGAAGCTCTGTAACCATGGTTGTCTTGGCTTTGGAGATTGTGAAAGGGCCTGTCCTTTCGGGGCAATTGTGGTTAATGAACTGGGCGTGGCTCAGGTGGACCCAGAAAAATGTACCGGATGCGGTATCTGCGTACATACCTGTCCTAGAGGGATAATATCTCTGGAGCCGGAGAATAAAACTATTCTCGTTCTCTGTGTATCTCAGGACCCGGGAAAGGTGGCGAAGGCAACCTGCAAAAAGGCCTGCATCGGCTGTGGGATCTGTGCGAAGAAGTCGCCCGAAGCTATAGTACTCGAACACAACCTTGCCCGGGTGGTTGATGCGGATAAGGTAAAGGACGAATCCGTAGAAAAATGCCCAACCGGCGCAATTGTTCGAATAAAATGA
- a CDS encoding RnfABCDGE type electron transport complex subunit D: MAEKLIVSSSPHVVASDDMPKIMRHVVYALLPATVGSLYFFGLRALLLIAVSVIVAVVTEAGALAMRRKPLRTIFDASAVVTGLLFALTLPPGVTIGTAAIGAFISIAIGKQVFGGFGSNIFNPALVGRAFLQAAFPVEMTTWVPPRTLHGVDAVSFATPLGGFKFSQIVTPYKDLLLGGVGGSLGETSAVLLVLGGLYLWWRGYIDWRIPVSSILSLVIFSGAFYLIDPVRYPDPIFMLLAGGFMLGVWFMATDPVTSPVHPLAVWIYGAGIGFFVVIIRLFGGMPEGVMYSILFMNALTPILERYTRPRMLGEAK, translated from the coding sequence ATGGCAGAAAAGCTTATTGTTTCTTCTTCGCCTCATGTTGTTGCTTCGGATGATATGCCCAAGATCATGAGGCATGTCGTCTACGCTCTTTTACCGGCTACGGTCGGATCTTTATACTTTTTCGGTCTCCGGGCTTTGTTGTTAATTGCGGTGTCCGTGATCGTTGCCGTGGTGACCGAAGCGGGGGCGCTGGCCATGAGGCGGAAGCCCTTGCGCACGATTTTTGACGCCTCGGCGGTTGTAACGGGTCTTCTTTTTGCCCTGACATTGCCGCCTGGCGTTACGATCGGTACTGCGGCAATAGGGGCATTCATTTCTATTGCCATTGGAAAACAGGTTTTCGGAGGGTTCGGGAGCAACATTTTCAATCCCGCGCTGGTGGGCAGAGCCTTTCTTCAGGCTGCTTTTCCCGTCGAGATGACCACGTGGGTTCCTCCTAGAACCCTGCATGGTGTGGATGCCGTAAGCTTTGCAACGCCACTGGGAGGATTTAAGTTTTCTCAGATTGTTACGCCCTATAAAGACCTGCTTCTCGGCGGAGTTGGGGGAAGTCTCGGGGAAACATCTGCTGTTTTGCTGGTTCTGGGAGGGCTTTACCTCTGGTGGCGGGGTTACATAGACTGGCGTATTCCCGTCAGTTCCATTCTTTCCCTGGTGATTTTTAGCGGTGCCTTTTATTTGATCGACCCGGTCAGGTATCCTGATCCCATTTTTATGTTGCTGGCCGGAGGATTCATGCTTGGCGTTTGGTTTATGGCAACAGACCCGGTGACTTCGCCCGTGCATCCTCTGGCTGTCTGGATTTACGGAGCTGGAATAGGTTTCTTTGTCGTGATAATACGCTTATTTGGCGGTATGCCCGAGGGTGTCATGTATTCCATACTTTTTATGAACGCCCTGACCCCCATTCTTGAAAGATACACAAGACCTAGGATGCTGGGAGAGGCAAAATGA
- the rsxC gene encoding electron transport complex subunit RsxC translates to MLVRALKKGVHPAECKFTAGDPIREFPLPELLYVPLQQHMGRRAKPLVKKGDVVKKGQKIGEADGFISAPVHAPAAGKVKALERVMLPNGVYDDAVVIEVDSGDDELAEPSWPIKPLEELSPEDIRLIAREAGIVGLGGATFPTAVKLTPPDNVKIDTLLINGAECEPFLTADHRLMFEKTREIIEGAELVRRAVGAERVFIGIEENKGDAVEKFDELLRNRAGWEVVSLKSIYPQGAEKNLIKVITGREVPVGGLPFNVNVAIQNVGTVYSLYRAAVEGVPLIERVVTVSGDGVAERGNYIIRFGVMARRVLEKCGADFDGIEKVVFGGPMMGMSLKGYDVPVIKSTSGIITFKKAFREEARPCLNCGKCVHVCTLGIAPTRVVKYIRAGKWSEAKKAGLLNCMECGCCAFICPSRIPLVQWLRYGKFMLRKMEAQK, encoded by the coding sequence ATGCTTGTCAGGGCTCTGAAAAAGGGAGTGCATCCGGCGGAATGCAAGTTTACTGCCGGTGATCCCATACGGGAGTTTCCTCTGCCTGAACTTCTTTATGTACCTCTTCAGCAGCACATGGGCAGGCGGGCAAAGCCGCTGGTAAAAAAAGGTGATGTTGTTAAAAAGGGGCAGAAGATAGGGGAAGCGGATGGCTTTATTTCTGCCCCCGTTCATGCACCTGCTGCCGGCAAGGTTAAGGCTCTTGAAAGGGTTATGCTACCCAACGGTGTTTACGACGATGCTGTGGTCATTGAGGTTGATTCCGGGGATGATGAGCTTGCGGAACCATCCTGGCCGATAAAACCGCTTGAAGAGCTTTCGCCAGAGGATATTAGACTCATTGCCAGGGAAGCCGGTATAGTGGGGCTCGGTGGAGCCACCTTTCCAACGGCGGTCAAACTTACGCCTCCCGATAACGTAAAGATAGACACCCTTCTTATCAACGGTGCCGAATGTGAACCCTTTCTTACGGCAGATCATCGCCTTATGTTCGAAAAGACCCGGGAAATCATAGAAGGCGCAGAGCTGGTCAGGCGCGCGGTGGGGGCAGAACGGGTTTTCATTGGTATTGAGGAGAACAAGGGAGATGCCGTTGAAAAGTTCGACGAGCTTCTCAGGAACCGGGCCGGCTGGGAAGTCGTGTCGTTAAAGAGCATATACCCTCAGGGAGCGGAAAAAAATCTCATTAAGGTCATTACCGGGCGGGAAGTGCCCGTAGGAGGGTTGCCTTTTAATGTAAATGTGGCGATTCAGAATGTCGGTACGGTTTACAGCCTTTACAGAGCCGCCGTAGAGGGTGTGCCGCTGATTGAAAGGGTTGTGACCGTAAGCGGAGATGGTGTTGCCGAGAGGGGAAACTACATCATACGATTCGGCGTAATGGCCAGAAGGGTTCTTGAAAAGTGTGGTGCCGACTTCGACGGGATAGAAAAGGTAGTGTTTGGCGGGCCTATGATGGGAATGTCGCTCAAGGGCTACGATGTTCCGGTCATAAAGTCGACATCGGGAATCATTACCTTTAAGAAGGCTTTCAGGGAAGAAGCCAGACCCTGCTTGAACTGCGGGAAGTGCGTTCATGTATGCACTCTGGGAATAGCTCCGACCAGAGTGGTCAAGTACATACGGGCGGGCAAGTGGAGTGAAGCCAAGAAGGCCGGGCTGCTTAACTGCATGGAGTGTGGTTGCTGTGCCTTCATCTGCCCGTCTCGAATTCCTTTGGTTCAATGGCTCCGCTATGGAAAATTCATGCTGAGGAAAATGGAGGCTCAGAAGTAA
- the rsxE gene encoding electron transport complex subunit RsxE, whose amino-acid sequence MKSVSLRREFKKGLWRENPVLVMLLGLCPTLAVTNTVHNALGMIGAVFFVLTCSSAMVSLIRGIVPSQVRIATFIVIIATFVTVADRFLAAYLPELSKSLGPYVPLIVVNCIILGRQEAFASKHGIVPSVVDALGMSCGFGIALLILASVREILGNGTWLGVNITGGLFTPWQVMILPAGAFLALGVIIGLVRHIMHR is encoded by the coding sequence GTGAAAAGCGTATCCCTTAGAAGAGAATTCAAGAAGGGTTTATGGAGGGAAAACCCCGTTCTTGTTATGCTTCTGGGGCTATGTCCTACTCTGGCGGTAACAAACACGGTGCATAATGCCCTGGGAATGATCGGAGCCGTTTTCTTTGTTTTAACCTGCTCCAGCGCAATGGTTTCTCTCATAAGAGGAATCGTGCCTTCACAGGTCAGAATAGCGACCTTCATAGTTATTATTGCCACTTTTGTAACCGTTGCAGATCGCTTCCTGGCGGCTTACCTGCCCGAGTTGAGCAAGTCCCTGGGGCCCTATGTTCCGCTCATAGTTGTTAACTGCATTATTCTGGGCCGTCAGGAGGCCTTTGCCTCCAAGCACGGAATTGTTCCGTCCGTTGTTGATGCCCTGGGGATGTCCTGCGGTTTTGGTATAGCTCTGCTTATCCTGGCTTCTGTGAGGGAGATTCTGGGTAACGGTACATGGCTTGGTGTGAACATAACCGGGGGATTGTTTACGCCCTGGCAGGTTATGATATTGCCTGCGGGCGCTTTTCTTGCTCTTGGAGTAATCATCGGGCTTGTAAGGCACATCATGCACAGGTAA